TAAAATTTTTGATGTGACATTTGATGAAAACTTTGCGAGGGCCGCAGGAACGAAGGTCGACAATTATAATTTGCTCATTGCGATTGTTATTGCGATTATTATTGTATTGGCAATGAAATTAGTAGGTTCACTTTTAATTTCAGCTTTGATTATTTTTCCTGCCTTGTCAGCAATGAGAATGTTTCATAGTTTTAAATCTGTAACCATTTGTTCGGCTATTTTTTCTGTGATCTGTGCTACGATTGGAATGGTGATTGCCATTGTGGCAGGGACGCCTGTCGGATCGACGATTGTTGCGGTGGATGTGGTAGCCTTTTTCCTTAGCTATATTGCAGGAAATGTGATGGGAGGTAGAGCGTAGTTATGAGGAAGAAATTTCTTTTTTTGGCAGTAGGCATGATGATGCTTCTCTTTGGATGTGGCGTGAAAAATAACGCAGTGGCATCATCTTTGAATAAAGGAGCTTTTTTGGCAGAGACTTCTCAAGCATCTCTGACGGCAACTTCTCAGGCAGAAAGTTCTTTGTCAGAGACTTCTCAGGCGGAAAGTTCTTTGTCAGAGACTTCTCAAGCAGCATCAGTTCAGGATGACTCCTCGGTGTCAGCACAGGCATCGGGCGATGTAGTTGATCTGACGAAATTAAATGGTACAATGATGTATTCCCAGGTATTTGATATGATGTCGAATCCTCAAAAGTATATGGGAAAGAGAGTTGTGATGAGGGGACAATTTTCTTTCTATCAGCCTATGGATGGAGATGGAAAGCCAATTCCCGATCGAATTTATTGTTCCTGTGTCATTGCAGATGCCACGGCTTGTTGTTCGCAGGGACTGGAGTTTGATCTTGCCAATAAACCTGCTTCCCTAGAAGATTATCCTGCAGCGGGAGATGATATTGAGGTGTCGGGCACTTTTTCGACCTATGACGAGGGAGGCTTTACCTATTGCCGTTTGATCAATGCAGCGATGAAAACATTGGATGAGAAAAAATAGATTTGCAAAAAAGGGGTACTGGATTAGCCAGTAACTCCTTTTTTTGATTCCACCATAAACATTGGAGTGGAAGCATTATTGATTCTCTCCTGCCTTGTCCACACCCGTTGCCAAATGTTGGCATCGGTCTTTACCTGCATATGAAGAGAGGATAGGATTTCTTTGTCCCATTTTGGACGGGAGAGTGCAGACAGTGGGGTCTGTCTGGCAATGGCTTCCATTGCATCGACATTGGTACCGGCACATTCGTCTTCCACATCAGAGGCTGCAATATTGGCACGGTCAATGAGATGAGCCGACCTTGCCTCTTCGTCGTGGAGATAGTGATACCAGTTGGCATCGAAGTTCAGGAGAAGACCACCATCTTTTAGTACACGAACCCAGTGAGTGTAGGCTTTTTGTGGATGGGGAAGATTCCAAGTCAGATTTCGGCTGACAATGACATCAAAGCTCTTGGAGGGAAAGGTGAGTTCTTCGGCATTCATCTGTAAAAAGTGAATCTCATTGGAAAGATGTTTGGCATTTTTCTTTGCTTCTAAAAGCATGGACTTGGTGTAATCAATTCCTGTGACATGGTAGCCAAGTTCTCTTAGAATGATGGCAAAAAATCCAGGACCAGTGCCGATATCAAGAATATGAATGTCTGCTCTATCTCTATTTTGAAAATGCTTTTGAATGCGTTCGTCAAGAAGCGTAGACCATACACTTTTTTGATTGGAAGTGAGTTCTTCTTTGTTGACATCGGAATAGCCACTGGCACGGTTACTCCAATAGTGAATATTTTCTTCTTCATAGTTATGAAATGAATGGTTCATTTTAATGACTCCTTTGCTTTATTTAATTGCATATATGCCAAACATTGGGGCATCATCGAGGTCTAATTTGCCCAAGATACGCTTTCCAACATCGAGGTCAATGTCACAGGACGAAAATCCAGTGGAAAGCAGGACTTCTTTGTCCCAATGGGGGCGGTCCTGTTTGCTGATATCCATAAATAGTGTGATTAAAGTATTTTCCTTGGCAAGAGCATCGGTAATGCCAAGATGTCCATAGGGACTGTCTGCTGAGACCTGTCGGTTTTGCAGGCTGTGCCCTCGCTCGTGTGTGCCATAATTGGCATCAAAATTGAGTAAGATTCCCCCTGGCTTTAATACACGAAACCACTCAGCATAGGCTTTTTTTGCATCGGGCAATGTCCAAGTGAGGTTGCGACTGAGAACAAGGTCAAAGCTTTCATCTTCATAGTCAAGATTTTGGGCATCCATGGCAAAAAAGGGGATATCTACATTTTCCTCGTTGGCGAGTGCACGGGCCTCAGAAAGCATAGCCTCAGTTAAGTCAATACCTTCCACCGAAATTCCCGCCTTTGCCAGCAATATGGAAAAAAATCCGCTACCTGTCCCGATGTCCAGTGCACGGATGGGAGAGGAGGTGGGAAGGTGAGCACTCAATTCCTGTAGCCACGCCACACGAAGGTGATTTTTTAATTCATTTTTTCGCACCGTACTAAAATCGTGAGCACGCCGAGTCCAGTAGCGTTTTATGCGGTCTTCAATCATATCAATAACTCCTGTAAATCTAAAATAAATATTACTATAACATATTTAAGAGGATTTGGTAACAAATGTTATCGTCTTTTATAAAGAAGGACGATAAGATCTTGAAAAGAGTAGAAAGAGAACAAAGGGAGGAAGGAATGTGATGGACAAGAGAGTAGAAAAGATTAAAGAATATTTGGATAGAATCAGCAGAGGGGAGGATTTTGATCGCATTCGCACAGAGTTTGTGAGAGATTTTCAAGATGTTGATTCTAATGAAATTATGCGTGCGGAACAAAAAATTTTGGCGGAAGGAACACCAGTGGAAGAATTACAAAAGCTCTGTGATGTGCATTCGGCACTCTTTCATGAGCGAACGACAAAAATAGATTCGATGGAAAAGTTAACGGAAGTTGTAGGTCATCCACTCTACACTTTGACAAGGGAAAATGACGCTTTAGAGGAGTTACTATCCAAAGCAAAGGTAGAAATACAAAAAGGAAAAGTCGAGGACAGCCTCATTTCTGAACTTCGAAGTGTTGCTATCCACTATGCAAAGAAGGGAGATTTACTCTATCCTGTGCTAAAGGTCAGATACCACATCGAAGGCCCAGCGAGTGTGATGTGGTCGGTGGACAATGATATTCGAGAGGAACTTCGTGATCTTGGCAAGGAAAAGAATAAAAATCAGCTATGGTTTGAGCGATTGGATGCGGTGGTCACTCGAATGGAGGAAATGATCTATAAGGAGAGGAATATTCTTTTTCCGACCTGCGCCTCCAATTTTAGCGCGGAAGAATGGATGGGAATCTATCACGATGCAAAGGACTACGAAGATTGCCTTGGTGTAGAGTCTATGATTTGGCCAGAGGCTGAGAAAGTAGATACGAAGAAGGCAGTGACAGAAAAAAATTCGGAAGAAGTGATGATGGTTGGCGGCCATATGACCGTGGAACAGATTCAGGCCCTTTTGAATACCATTCCGCTAGAGATTACCTTTGTCGATGGAGAGGATATCAATCGCTTCTTTAATGAGGGGCCAAAGGTATTTAAGCGTCCAGCAATGGCGATTGGGCGAGAGGTCTTTTCTTGTCATCCACCGAAAGTAGAAAAGAAAGTCAGGACGATTATTGAGGAATTTAAAAAGGGTACACTGGACGAAGTTCCCATTTGGATGGAGAAAAATGGCAAGGTTTTTTTGGTTCGCTATATGGCAGTGAGAGATGGCGAGGGAAAATATATTGGTGCGGCAGAATTTGTGCAAGATATGGAATTTGCAAGGGAATATTTTATTGGAAAGGCGAAAAATTACGGAGAAGACTAAATATTTGAAACTATTTTAAATATTTGACATACGAAAAGAGCCACCGTATAATAGAGATATAATCTTGAAAGTGAGGATGGTGGGGAATATGAAGATTGATAAAGTAAAGGATATTGATCAGCTATTTGAGGTGGTTGATGGTTGTGATGGCGGGGTGACTTTAGTGACAACGGAGGGCGATCGACTGAATATAAAGTCAAAATTGACACAATATGTGGCACTTTCTTATATCTTTACGGCGGGTTCTCGCATTGGAGAGATGGAGTTGCTGGCCGATAAGCCTGAAGATGAGGCAAAACTTAAAGCATATATTGACAGTCAGAGTAAGTAGTTAAGACATCGGATAACTGTATAGCTATCCGATGTCTTTTGCTGAACTATTTAATAAAACATTCCTTGGCCAGTTCAATAAATGATTTGCTTGCGTCAGTGAGAATTTTCCCTCGTATGTAGTTGATTGCCAGAGGGCGGCTTTCTAAATTGGTTTGTAGTTTGATGCAGGTGACAGAGGCAATGTTTAAATAGGGATGATTGTAATATTCATATTCGGTCAACATCGGAAGGAAGGTCGAAGCAATGGTACAGGCTCCGGCACCAGAAATGCAGAGGTTTAACTCCGTCAAAATATTTTGTACCGTGTAGAGAATATTGGGAACAAAATCTGCTTCGTTACATAGGTCAAAGAAAAATTCGCCACCGACTGTTGTTGTTTCTTGAGCAATAAAGGGAAAGTCACGAAAGAGTCCAATGGATGGCGGATGGACCAGCATATCCTCGATTTCTTCCTTTGAAAAGGCATTGTAGAGAAGGTCATTGGGAACCACAAGCATATAGGTCTCTTTATACAGCGGAACACTCACAATGTGATTTGGAATGACAGGGGCATGGGTGATGGACAGATCAACCATAGAATCGTTGAGTGCCTGGTCGACATCGGTGGTCATTTGCCCCTCAAAGATGGAAATGTGAATATTGGGATAGAGGCGATGAAACTTTGGAAGAATCTGTGGAAGAAGGACGGTGCCACGAGTGACGGAGATGCCAATAGAGAGATTTCCTCTAGTAAAATCCTTGATTTCTTGTAAGCGGCGAGTGCATTCGTCCATATTAATTAAGATTTTTTTTGCAGATTGATAAAAAACCTGACCTGCGGTGGTCAGTCGAAGGGGAGTACTTCGGTCAAAGAGAGCAATCCCCAATTTTTCCTCCAGTTTAGAAATCATTTTACTTAGTGCCTGCTGAGAGATATAGAGTTTTCGTGCTGCCTGTGTAAAATTTAATTCTTCTGCCAAAGTGACAAAATATTCTAAATTTGTGCTATTCATATGACCGCCTCACTTTCTTTTTTCAAGAGTTTAGCATAGAAGGAGAAAGTTTGAAAGATTTAAATAAGAAGTTTGTTCACTATGTCTCCCAAGATATTGTGGGGATGATTGGGATGTCTGCCTATATTCTTGCAGACACCGTATTTATTGGTCAGGCTAAGGGAGCTGATGGTATCACAGCTCTCAATTTGATTTTGCCAGTCTATAGCTTGATCTATGCCATTGGCTCAATGCTGGCTGTGGGTTCGTCGACAAGATTTCGAATTGCCAGAGCAAGAAAGGATAAGGATAGTGATTTATTCTTTTCCAACGCCATCTTTGTGGCACTGATCCTCAGTCTTTTCTTTATTATTGTGGGTCTTTTGATGCCTGAAAAAGTAGTTCGCTTTATGGGGGGAGATGAAGAGATTGTAGCTGTTGGAAAGTCCTACACACGCATATTTATGGCATTTGCCCCATTTTTTATGTTGAATTCTATTATGAATTCCTTTGTGAGAAATGATGATGACCCGACAGGGGCTATGCTTGCGACATTTACCAGCAGTATTTTTAATATTGTGATGGACTATATTTTGATGTTCCCAGGAAAAATGGGAATGAATGGAGCCGCACTGGCTACAGCACTTTCGCCCATTGTGGGAATGATGATGTGTATGCGTCATTTTTTGTCTAAGAAAAACACGGTGCGTTTTGTGTTTTCAATTCCTTCGATTGGGAGAACGCTCTATTCTGTACAACTTGGTGTTGCTGCATTTATGGGAGAGACGGCCACAGGAATTACAACGGTGATTTTTAATACATTGATTCTTCGTCTGGCAGGAAATACGGGGGTGGCGGCCTATGGAGTGATTGCGAATATGTCCATTGTGGCAGTGGCGATTTTTAATGGAATTTCGCAGGGAAGTCAACCATTATTTAGCGAATACTTTGGAAAAGGAGATGAAAAATCGTCTCGCCATTTGCTCCATATGGCCGTGGGAACTGCCTTTGGAGCAGCAGTGATGATTTTGTTGATTACAAATTTTTTGTCAACACCAATAATTAGTCTATTTAATGGCGAGAATGACCCCAATATGGCAAAATATGCCACAATGGGAATTCGCTACTACTTTGTGGGAATGATCTTTGCAGGATATAATATTGTGGGCGGTGGCTTTTTGAGTGCCACAGCAAAGGCCAAGTGGGCTTCCATTGTTTCGATTTTGCGAGGCTTTTTTGCAACATCCATTTCAGCAATAATTTTGTCCTTTTTTTTGGGAATGCGAGGGGTTTGGCTTGGTTTTGTCGTTGGAGAACTACTGATTTCTAGCTTAATGAGCTATGCACTTAGGCAAAAGCAATAGTAAACAAAAGGAGAGCTTTCAGGTAAATTACCTGAAAGCTCTCCTTGATTTGTCTTTATGGCCTATCTTTTATTTTTTTTAAAATTTTGATAGTAATCATTTTTAAGTCCAACGATAATCTTGGTCAATGCGAACAGACCAATGATATTTGGAAGAACCATCAATGAGTTGAATAAGTCGGCCATATTCCAAACTAAATCTACCTCTGCAAGTGAGCCTGCGAATACACAGAGTGCAACGAGGAAGGAATAAGGTTTAATGGCTTTATTGCCAAAGAGATATCGAATGTTGGCAGCACCAAAGAAATACCAACCAATAATTGTAGAAAATGCAAAAAATAGCATACAAATGGCAATAAAAATATCACCGCCCTTGTGATAGAGGGTAGAAAATGCCACTTGGCTGAGGGCAGCACCTGTATAACTAGCACCTGAGGCATCTCGCAGAGACAGCGACTGTGTGGTAATAATGACAAGTGCAGTGAGGTTTAGGATGACAAAAGTATCAATAAATACACCGATCATCGCTACAAAACCCTGCTCTGCTGGGTGATCTACCTTGGCAATGGCGTGGGCATGAGGTGTAGAACCCATACCAGCTTCATTGGAGAAAAGTCCTCTAGCTACGCCCTTAGAAAGCGCTTTTTTGAGGGTTGCACCAACAGCACCGCCGACAATGGCCTCTGGACGAAAAGCACCAACAACGATAGAGTAAAATGCATAAGGAATGTGCTTCACATTGGCAAAAATAACAATGAGTGAACCGATGATGTAAAATGCTGCCATAAAAGGCACGATATTTTCTGTCACTTTGGCAATTCTTTGGATGCCACCGACAAAGATAAATAAGGCGGCAATCGCAATAATAATGCCCATAATATATTGTGGAATACCAAAGGCCTTATTAAATGCTGCTGCAATGGAATTGGATTGTACCGCATTGCCCATAAATCCAAGGGCAAAGATAATTAACACGGCAAAAATACCTGCCAATGTGCGACCAAAATTTCCTTTAAATGCTGCACGAATGTAGTACACAGGACCGCCAGTGACAGATCCATCTTCTGCAACATGCTTAAATTTTTGAGCAACAACAGCCTCTGCAAAGATTGTGGCCATACCAAGAAAGGCAGCAACCCACATCCAAAAGATGGCACCAGGACCACCGACAGCAATGGCTGTTGCGGCACCTGCAATATTTCCTGTACCTACTTGAGCAGCAATGGCTGTGGCCAGTGCCTGAAAGGATGACATTCCATCGTGTCCTGCCTCGCCTTTCTTTGAAAAAAGTCCGCCAAAAGTTCGACGCATTCCTTCACCAAAGCCTTTGAGCTGAATAAAACGCAATTGGAAGGAAAACCAAATACCACCACCGAGCAATGCGATAATTAGGACATAATTGCTTAAATACCCATTGAGTATTTGTACAATATTATTTAATTTTTCCATAAACTCCTCCTAAGAAAAGAAATACATACAATAATCCAATGGCATATTAAGTATATACTATAAAAAGTGCTTATACAATCAAAAAAGTATCCAATAAAAAGGGAATTAAATGGAAGCTATTTATATAGAAGAAATTAATTTTTAATTTGTGCAATATATAAAAATTATCAATTTTTTATAAAAAATATTGAAAAATCAAATAATGAATGCTAATATGTACAAACAAGAGTTGCGGAGAGTACAGAAACTATAGCAATATGTCTTGGAGGCGGAAGAAATGAAGAAGTTAATTGTAACAAATAATCCAATGGTAAGGGAAAGATATTCTCAACAATATGATCTGAAATACGAAGAGACTTCATTTGTAGGGGTACTTAAACAGGTGAGAGATCTTGTACATCGAGGATACCGATTGTTGACACATCCGCTTTCGGGAAGCATTAAGCCAAATGAAACACCCTATAAGTCTGTACTTTTAGAAGAATCGACAGGAAAAATTGATGAGTTTTCCGTGCGGGTGATTGAAGAGGCAGTTCTTACTTGTGACAAATTTTCTCAGAAAAAGTATCCATATAAAAAAGATGTCACAAGAGATTTTCAATTTGTTGATCTGACTTTGTTCGAAAGTGGACTTGAGTCAGATATGATTTCAAGGAGGTAGCAGAGTGAAACTGGAATTGGGTAGAATATGGATCAAAGACATTTGTTTTGCAGATACTTCCAAGGTTGAGGATGGAATCTTGTATGTCGATAAGAAGGCGATTGAAGAGATTGCATTGGCCGAAGAAAAGATTGCAAAAGTGGAAGTAGATATTGCAAAGCCAGGAGAGAGCGTGAGAATTACACCTGTAAAGGATGTAATTGAACCTCGTGTCAAGGTGGAAGGTCGAGGTGGGATTTTCCCAGGTGTGGTTTCCAAAGTGGACTGCGTTGGCGAGGGAAAAACTTATGCACTAAAGGGAATGGCTGTCGTGACAGCAGGTCCAATTGTTGGATTCCAAGAAGGTATTATTGATATGAGTGGCGTGGGTGCTGACTATACACCATTTTCAAAATTATTGAACTTGGTTGTTGTGTGTTCACCAGTAGAAGATGTTAAGCCACATGACTATGAGCAGGCTGTTCGTATGATTGGTTTGAAGGTGGCAAATTATCTTGGAGAACTGGCCAGAGAAC
This region of Lachnospiraceae bacterium oral taxon 096 genomic DNA includes:
- a CDS encoding class I SAM-dependent methyltransferase, yielding MIEDRIKRYWTRRAHDFSTVRKNELKNHLRVAWLQELSAHLPTSSPIRALDIGTGSGFFSILLAKAGISVEGIDLTEAMLSEARALANEENVDIPFFAMDAQNLDYEDESFDLVLSRNLTWTLPDAKKAYAEWFRVLKPGGILLNFDANYGTHERGHSLQNRQVSADSPYGHLGITDALAKENTLITLFMDISKQDRPHWDKEVLLSTGFSSCDIDLDVGKRILGKLDLDDAPMFGIYAIK
- a CDS encoding GrdX family protein, with the translated sequence MKKLIVTNNPMVRERYSQQYDLKYEETSFVGVLKQVRDLVHRGYRLLTHPLSGSIKPNETPYKSVLLEESTGKIDEFSVRVIEEAVLTCDKFSQKKYPYKKDVTRDFQFVDLTLFESGLESDMISRR
- a CDS encoding LysR family transcriptional regulator, producing the protein MNSTNLEYFVTLAEELNFTQAARKLYISQQALSKMISKLEEKLGIALFDRSTPLRLTTAGQVFYQSAKKILINMDECTRRLQEIKDFTRGNLSIGISVTRGTVLLPQILPKFHRLYPNIHISIFEGQMTTDVDQALNDSMVDLSITHAPVIPNHIVSVPLYKETYMLVVPNDLLYNAFSKEEIEDMLVHPPSIGLFRDFPFIAQETTTVGGEFFFDLCNEADFVPNILYTVQNILTELNLCISGAGACTIASTFLPMLTEYEYYNHPYLNIASVTCIKLQTNLESRPLAINYIRGKILTDASKSFIELAKECFIK
- a CDS encoding class I SAM-dependent methyltransferase, with amino-acid sequence MNHSFHNYEEENIHYWSNRASGYSDVNKEELTSNQKSVWSTLLDERIQKHFQNRDRADIHILDIGTGPGFFAIILRELGYHVTGIDYTKSMLLEAKKNAKHLSNEIHFLQMNAEELTFPSKSFDVIVSRNLTWNLPHPQKAYTHWVRVLKDGGLLLNFDANWYHYLHDEEARSAHLIDRANIAASDVEDECAGTNVDAMEAIARQTPLSALSRPKWDKEILSSLHMQVKTDANIWQRVWTRQERINNASTPMFMVESKKGVTG
- a CDS encoding polya polymerase, translating into MKIDKVKDIDQLFEVVDGCDGGVTLVTTEGDRLNIKSKLTQYVALSYIFTAGSRIGEMELLADKPEDEAKLKAYIDSQSK
- a CDS encoding polysaccharide biosynthesis C-terminal domain-containing protein produces the protein MIGMSAYILADTVFIGQAKGADGITALNLILPVYSLIYAIGSMLAVGSSTRFRIARARKDKDSDLFFSNAIFVALILSLFFIIVGLLMPEKVVRFMGGDEEIVAVGKSYTRIFMAFAPFFMLNSIMNSFVRNDDDPTGAMLATFTSSIFNIVMDYILMFPGKMGMNGAALATALSPIVGMMMCMRHFLSKKNTVRFVFSIPSIGRTLYSVQLGVAAFMGETATGITTVIFNTLILRLAGNTGVAAYGVIANMSIVAVAIFNGISQGSQPLFSEYFGKGDEKSSRHLLHMAVGTAFGAAVMILLITNFLSTPIISLFNGENDPNMAKYATMGIRYYFVGMIFAGYNIVGGGFLSATAKAKWASIVSILRGFFATSISAIILSFFLGMRGVWLGFVVGELLISSLMSYALRQKQ
- a CDS encoding DUF438 domain-containing protein, which gives rise to MDKRVEKIKEYLDRISRGEDFDRIRTEFVRDFQDVDSNEIMRAEQKILAEGTPVEELQKLCDVHSALFHERTTKIDSMEKLTEVVGHPLYTLTRENDALEELLSKAKVEIQKGKVEDSLISELRSVAIHYAKKGDLLYPVLKVRYHIEGPASVMWSVDNDIREELRDLGKEKNKNQLWFERLDAVVTRMEEMIYKERNILFPTCASNFSAEEWMGIYHDAKDYEDCLGVESMIWPEAEKVDTKKAVTEKNSEEVMMVGGHMTVEQIQALLNTIPLEITFVDGEDINRFFNEGPKVFKRPAMAIGREVFSCHPPKVEKKVRTIIEEFKKGTLDEVPIWMEKNGKVFLVRYMAVRDGEGKYIGAAEFVQDMEFAREYFIGKAKNYGED
- a CDS encoding sodium:alanine symporter family protein; translated protein: MEKLNNIVQILNGYLSNYVLIIALLGGGIWFSFQLRFIQLKGFGEGMRRTFGGLFSKKGEAGHDGMSSFQALATAIAAQVGTGNIAGAATAIAVGGPGAIFWMWVAAFLGMATIFAEAVVAQKFKHVAEDGSVTGGPVYYIRAAFKGNFGRTLAGIFAVLIIFALGFMGNAVQSNSIAAAFNKAFGIPQYIMGIIIAIAALFIFVGGIQRIAKVTENIVPFMAAFYIIGSLIVIFANVKHIPYAFYSIVVGAFRPEAIVGGAVGATLKKALSKGVARGLFSNEAGMGSTPHAHAIAKVDHPAEQGFVAMIGVFIDTFVILNLTALVIITTQSLSLRDASGASYTGAALSQVAFSTLYHKGGDIFIAICMLFFAFSTIIGWYFFGAANIRYLFGNKAIKPYSFLVALCVFAGSLAEVDLVWNMADLFNSLMVLPNIIGLFALTKIIVGLKNDYYQNFKKNKR